A single Thermoleophilia bacterium DNA region contains:
- a CDS encoding cobalamin-dependent protein (Presence of a B(12) (cobalamin)-binding domain implies dependence on cobalamin itself, in one of its several forms, or in some unusual lineages, dependence on a cobalamin-like analog.) yields MSEEILRALSESLVELDEARVAELTAQALADGVAPVAIIQEGLTPGMAKVGQLFEDGDYYLPELLISAEAFKAAVELVKPHLGEAMQTKGTVVLGTVEGDIHDIGKNIVALTLETNGYEVIDIGIDVPIARFAEEQARTGAQIVGASAMITSTLPALKRVVEDVRAKSPGAKVLIGGAPVTAELVAAYGADLYAGDAIEAVRVADELLG; encoded by the coding sequence GTGAGCGAAGAGATCCTGCGGGCTCTCAGTGAGAGTCTTGTCGAACTTGACGAGGCGCGCGTCGCGGAGCTTACGGCGCAGGCGCTGGCCGACGGCGTGGCGCCTGTCGCGATCATTCAGGAAGGACTGACCCCGGGCATGGCCAAGGTCGGTCAGTTGTTCGAGGACGGCGACTACTACTTGCCCGAGTTGCTGATTTCGGCCGAGGCGTTCAAGGCGGCGGTCGAACTGGTGAAGCCACACCTCGGCGAGGCTATGCAGACCAAGGGCACTGTGGTGCTGGGGACGGTCGAGGGCGACATCCACGACATCGGCAAGAACATCGTCGCGCTCACGCTCGAGACGAACGGCTACGAGGTGATCGACATCGGTATCGACGTGCCGATCGCCCGTTTCGCCGAGGAGCAGGCGCGCACCGGTGCTCAGATCGTCGGCGCGAGCGCCATGATCACGAGCACCTTGCCGGCGCTGAAGCGCGTGGTCGAAGACGTGCGCGCCAAGAGCCCGGGCGCCAAGGTGCTCATCGGCGGGGCGCCCGTCACGGCCGAGCTTGTCGCCGCCTACGGCGCCGATCTCTACGCCGGCGACGCCATCGAGGCGGTGCGCGTCGCCGACGAGCTTCTCGGCTGA
- a CDS encoding uroporphyrinogen decarboxylase family protein → MSNAGEMTSRERIDAVLNGEVPDRVPVFTAGHGITRHMLGVSYGEMMQSSKLMASCMLAWQDLIGDDRIMAYFDMMVEAAGFGQKMIFQEDQPAYSDKDNLLIKTPDDYFKLERYDVEKAERIRMTIEVADILHTTRGETVPVACIVAEPLVVLGLLRGMEPLLMDCIRHPEAVKYGLEVATDVVIDYARAMVKRGVSLVVNCHDYGNRSIMSEKLWMKLQGDCLKRMNAAIKATGATLVIHNCDAVPYIDAAFDEIGGVDVYQCAALPKSCATWADYKQKYGSRAVLFGEWWPPDLAKMGYDEVMQHSKEMIENLAGGGGFILGPTCEYPSHGPIINAKALVDAAKKYGTY, encoded by the coding sequence ATGAGCAACGCAGGCGAGATGACGTCGCGCGAGCGCATCGACGCGGTGCTGAACGGCGAGGTGCCGGATCGCGTGCCGGTGTTCACGGCCGGCCACGGCATTACTCGTCACATGCTCGGCGTGAGCTACGGCGAGATGATGCAGAGCTCGAAGCTCATGGCATCGTGCATGCTCGCTTGGCAGGACCTCATCGGCGACGATCGCATCATGGCGTACTTCGACATGATGGTCGAGGCGGCGGGCTTCGGGCAGAAGATGATCTTCCAGGAAGACCAGCCCGCCTACTCGGACAAAGACAACCTGCTGATCAAGACTCCCGACGACTACTTCAAGCTGGAGCGGTACGACGTCGAGAAGGCCGAGCGCATTCGCATGACGATCGAGGTCGCCGACATCCTCCACACCACTCGCGGGGAGACGGTGCCGGTGGCCTGCATCGTGGCCGAGCCGTTGGTCGTCCTCGGCCTCCTGCGCGGCATGGAGCCGCTGCTCATGGACTGCATCCGCCATCCCGAGGCGGTCAAGTACGGCCTCGAAGTGGCGACCGACGTCGTCATCGACTACGCCCGGGCCATGGTGAAGCGCGGTGTGAGCCTCGTTGTCAACTGCCACGACTACGGTAACCGTTCGATCATGAGCGAGAAGCTCTGGATGAAACTTCAGGGCGACTGCCTGAAGCGCATGAACGCCGCCATAAAAGCCACGGGCGCGACGCTCGTCATTCACAACTGCGACGCCGTCCCGTACATCGATGCGGCGTTCGACGAGATCGGCGGCGTGGACGTGTACCAGTGCGCCGCGCTGCCCAAGTCGTGCGCGACGTGGGCCGACTACAAGCAGAAGTACGGCTCGCGGGCCGTCCTCTTCGGTGAGTGGTGGCCGCCGGACCTCGCCAAGATGGGCTACGACGAGGTCATGCAGCACAGCAAGGAGATGATCGAGAACCTGGCCGGCGGTGGCGGCTTCATCCTCGGTCCGACCTGCGAGTACCCGTCCCACGGGCCCATCATCAACGCCAAGGCGTTGGTCGACGCGGCCAAGAAGTACGGTACCTACTGA
- the hisC gene encoding histidinol-phosphate transaminase yields MASKDVTSSFRAAARGIDFEWPTVNLLEACRSHGLKIEDVAYLAANENPYGASPKAMAAAAERLVKAAVYPSPSLIYDELHNEYADVRGALARYCDVPEQMIMPGPGSETVLRYVTQAFVDPGDEVICAPESYSGHPWATQIMGGTVKFVPCVDYRFDIDAFIAATSERTKMIWLCSPNNPTSTIITDAELKRLIENVPPTTVVVCDQAYQELVDDPEWGDGTKYLLAGHRNVVVLRTLSKAFGLAGMRFGYAVADPEVCRVIDHIREPYYVSGPACAAALAALEDIEWRDEVVAKLIAARRSVGAALTELGCDVVPSQCNFLLVDTHRDAGDMYERLLRRGIVVRPGSLWGYHTHIRVSMGTEAENRRFVDAMTAELAD; encoded by the coding sequence ATGGCCAGCAAGGACGTTACCAGCTCGTTCCGGGCCGCCGCTCGCGGCATCGACTTCGAGTGGCCGACCGTGAATCTGCTCGAAGCCTGCCGCTCGCACGGCCTGAAGATCGAGGACGTCGCCTACCTCGCCGCCAACGAGAATCCCTACGGCGCCTCGCCGAAGGCGATGGCGGCGGCGGCCGAACGACTCGTCAAGGCCGCCGTCTATCCGTCGCCGTCGCTCATCTACGACGAACTGCACAACGAGTACGCGGATGTGCGCGGTGCCCTCGCCCGGTACTGCGACGTGCCCGAGCAGATGATCATGCCGGGTCCGGGGTCAGAGACGGTGCTGCGCTACGTCACCCAGGCATTCGTCGACCCCGGCGACGAGGTGATCTGCGCCCCCGAGAGCTACAGCGGTCACCCGTGGGCGACACAGATTATGGGCGGCACCGTCAAGTTCGTGCCCTGCGTCGACTACCGCTTCGACATCGACGCCTTCATCGCCGCCACCAGCGAGCGCACCAAGATGATCTGGCTGTGCAGCCCCAACAACCCCACCAGCACGATCATCACCGACGCCGAGCTCAAGCGTCTGATCGAGAACGTGCCGCCGACCACGGTCGTCGTCTGCGATCAGGCCTATCAGGAGCTCGTCGACGACCCCGAGTGGGGCGACGGCACCAAGTACTTGCTGGCCGGCCATCGCAACGTCGTCGTGTTGCGTACGCTGTCGAAGGCGTTCGGATTGGCCGGCATGCGCTTCGGCTACGCCGTCGCCGACCCGGAGGTCTGCCGCGTCATCGACCACATTCGCGAGCCCTACTACGTAAGCGGCCCGGCTTGCGCCGCCGCGCTGGCGGCGCTCGAGGACATCGAGTGGCGCGACGAGGTCGTCGCGAAGCTCATCGCCGCGCGCCGCTCCGTCGGCGCGGCCCTCACCGAGCTCGGCTGCGACGTCGTACCCAGCCAGTGCAACTTCCTGCTCGTCGACACGCACCGCGACGCCGGCGACATGTACGAGCGCCTCCTGCGACGCGGCATCGTCGTGCGCCCGGGCAGTCTCTGGGGCTACCATACGCACATTCGCGTCTCCATGGGGACAGAGGCGGAGAACCGGCGCTTCGTCGACGCCATGACCGCCGAACTGGCAGACTAA
- the hisC gene encoding histidinol-phosphate transaminase: MNQRRAQGQRHEDAFRTSIAGIRDYEPGADAEQVARATGIAVDEIVKLASNENDYPVSTKVLAAIEGQFPLLHSYPWEDYNRLRSAVAEANDVPPSQIVLSSGSAQLVLNLPLLYTDPGDEVILAPESYALYEAACQVMDARRVWVPLKDFRFDIPAIIAALTPRTKIVWLCSPNNPTGTIVTRAELQSLLDAAPATTAVVVDQAYCEFVDDPEYADPLAFLRAGYRNVIALRSFSKSYALAGIRLGYAVADPVVCQMLDRISEPFFVSRTACAAGLAALDDDEWLASSTTSVHEGRETLTRELAALGCDVIPSQGNFVLVDTHRDCRELFQAMLQKGVIVRPADGWGYPTHIRVTVGLPEQNQRFLVALRELLTP, encoded by the coding sequence GTGAATCAGCGCAGGGCTCAGGGTCAACGGCACGAAGACGCGTTTCGCACGAGCATCGCCGGCATCCGCGACTACGAGCCCGGCGCCGACGCCGAACAGGTCGCGCGGGCGACGGGCATCGCCGTCGACGAGATCGTCAAACTGGCCTCGAACGAGAACGACTATCCCGTCTCGACAAAGGTCCTGGCCGCGATCGAGGGTCAGTTTCCGCTCCTGCACAGCTACCCGTGGGAGGACTACAACCGCCTGCGGTCGGCGGTCGCCGAGGCGAACGACGTGCCGCCGAGCCAGATCGTGCTCAGCTCGGGCTCGGCACAACTCGTCCTCAACCTGCCCTTGCTCTACACCGACCCCGGCGACGAAGTGATCCTGGCGCCCGAGTCCTACGCGCTCTACGAGGCGGCATGCCAGGTGATGGACGCGCGGCGAGTTTGGGTGCCGCTCAAGGATTTCCGTTTCGACATCCCCGCGATCATCGCCGCACTCACCCCGCGCACCAAGATCGTCTGGCTCTGCAGTCCCAACAACCCCACCGGCACGATCGTCACGCGTGCCGAACTGCAGAGTCTGCTCGACGCGGCGCCCGCCACGACCGCCGTAGTCGTCGATCAAGCGTACTGCGAGTTCGTCGACGACCCCGAGTACGCAGATCCGCTCGCGTTCCTGCGCGCCGGCTACCGCAATGTGATCGCCCTGCGCAGCTTCTCCAAGTCCTACGCGCTCGCCGGCATACGTCTGGGCTACGCGGTCGCTGATCCGGTCGTCTGCCAGATGCTCGACCGCATCAGCGAGCCCTTCTTCGTGAGCCGCACCGCCTGCGCCGCCGGTCTCGCCGCTCTGGACGACGACGAGTGGCTGGCCAGCAGCACGACCTCGGTACACGAAGGCCGCGAGACGCTCACACGCGAGCTCGCGGCCTTGGGCTGTGACGTCATACCCAGCCAGGGCAACTTCGTGCTCGTCGATACGCACCGCGACTGTCGCGAGCTGTTTCAGGCCATGTTGCAGAAGGGTGTGATCGTGCGTCCGGCGGACGGTTGGGGCTACCCGACGCACATTCGCGTCACCGTCGGACTGCCGGAGCAGAACCAGCGATTCTTGGTGGCGCTGCGCGAGCTCTTGACGCCATGA
- a CDS encoding (Fe-S)-binding protein: MSPCASLMVTCLGDALYPRVGVAAVRVLENLGVRLDFPAGQTCCGQPAFNSGYRDDARRSARAFLRAFRDSEHVVSISGSCAAMVREHYPRLFAGEPEEAEACALATRTYEFSQFLVDVLGVECLPVRGQGSATLHHSCHTRRLLGIVEQPEKLLGMIDGLTYVPLPRSQDCCGFGGTFAVKMPAISTAMVDEKVDNVLASGADVLSGLDMSCLMNIEGRLRRRGADIKVKHLAELLAEGWQR; encoded by the coding sequence ATGAGTCCGTGCGCCTCACTCATGGTCACGTGCCTGGGTGACGCGCTGTACCCCCGCGTCGGCGTCGCGGCGGTACGAGTGCTCGAGAATCTCGGCGTGCGACTCGACTTCCCGGCCGGCCAGACGTGCTGCGGCCAGCCGGCCTTCAACAGCGGCTATCGCGACGATGCGCGGCGCTCGGCGCGCGCCTTCCTGCGCGCCTTCCGCGACAGCGAGCACGTGGTCTCCATCTCGGGCTCGTGCGCGGCGATGGTGCGCGAGCACTACCCGCGCCTGTTCGCCGGCGAGCCTGAGGAGGCGGAGGCATGCGCTCTGGCGACGCGCACCTACGAGTTCTCGCAATTCCTCGTCGACGTTCTCGGGGTCGAGTGCTTGCCGGTGCGCGGCCAAGGATCGGCCACGCTGCATCACTCGTGCCACACACGGCGGCTGCTCGGCATCGTGGAGCAGCCGGAGAAGCTCCTCGGCATGATCGACGGCCTCACGTACGTGCCGCTCCCCCGCAGCCAGGACTGCTGCGGCTTCGGCGGCACGTTCGCGGTCAAGATGCCGGCGATCTCCACCGCCATGGTCGACGAGAAGGTCGACAACGTGCTCGCCAGCGGTGCCGACGTGCTCAGCGGCCTCGACATGAGCTGCCTCATGAACATCGAGGGGCGCCTGCGGCGGCGCGGCGCCGACATCAAGGTGAAGCATCTGGCCGAGTTGCTCGCCGAGGGATGGCAGCGATGA
- a CDS encoding LutB/LldF family L-lactate oxidation iron-sulfur protein: MTPRGGAKARRQAFDDRVEATLADPQLRETIRLGQDYMQDRGAVARTELDWPAWIAAVGEVRRHTVRHLDTYLEQFMTNVEGHGGHVFCAADAAEAREYVVDVARRHQAKLIVKSKSMMTEEIELNPALEAMGAEVVETDLGEFIVQQCGEKPFHIVGPAMHKTLGQIHDLFCELAGELLPDDPVGLTRFARRRLRQKFLNADIGITGGNFGVAASGTVVLVTNEGNGRLSTTLPRVHIVVMGIERLVPDFESLEPILTVLPWAGGGERITAYVTALTGPRREGDGDGPEELHIVLVDNGRSAILGSKYNDVLHCIRCGACLDVCPVFRQIGGHAYASTYSGPIGAVLSPLLDGLEQHAELPFASSLCGACSEVCSARIPLADYLLELRADAIAAGLGSPGWAAGMTGYTTATRHVRLFDLGERFAHFALRPWARGGVLRRTPSLLAAWTRTRDLPLPATESFRRLWRRRPPGVGGRPSNAAASDPSVRRAARRRR; the protein is encoded by the coding sequence ATGACTCCCCGCGGCGGCGCGAAGGCGCGTCGACAGGCGTTCGACGACCGCGTCGAGGCGACGCTCGCCGATCCGCAACTGCGCGAGACGATCCGACTCGGACAGGACTACATGCAGGATCGCGGCGCCGTCGCCCGCACCGAGCTCGACTGGCCGGCATGGATCGCGGCCGTCGGCGAGGTGCGTCGGCACACGGTACGGCACCTCGACACGTACCTCGAGCAATTCATGACCAACGTCGAGGGGCACGGCGGGCATGTGTTCTGCGCCGCCGATGCGGCGGAGGCGCGCGAGTACGTCGTCGACGTCGCGCGCCGCCACCAAGCCAAACTCATCGTCAAGTCCAAGTCGATGATGACGGAGGAGATCGAGCTCAATCCCGCCCTCGAGGCGATGGGCGCCGAAGTCGTCGAGACCGACCTCGGCGAGTTCATCGTTCAGCAGTGCGGCGAGAAGCCTTTTCACATCGTCGGGCCGGCGATGCACAAGACTCTCGGCCAGATCCACGACCTCTTCTGCGAGCTGGCGGGCGAACTGCTGCCCGACGACCCCGTCGGCCTCACGCGCTTCGCCCGCCGCCGCCTGCGCCAGAAGTTCCTGAACGCCGACATCGGCATCACCGGCGGCAACTTCGGCGTCGCCGCAAGCGGCACGGTCGTGCTCGTGACCAACGAGGGCAACGGCCGTCTCTCAACCACTCTCCCAAGAGTGCACATCGTCGTCATGGGTATCGAGCGCCTCGTCCCCGACTTCGAGAGCCTGGAACCAATCCTCACCGTCCTCCCCTGGGCCGGCGGCGGCGAGCGCATCACTGCCTACGTGACGGCGCTCACGGGCCCGCGCCGAGAAGGTGATGGCGACGGACCCGAGGAGCTGCACATCGTGCTGGTCGACAACGGCCGCTCCGCCATCCTCGGCTCCAAGTACAACGACGTGCTGCACTGCATTCGCTGCGGCGCCTGCCTCGACGTCTGCCCCGTGTTCCGCCAGATCGGCGGCCACGCCTACGCCTCCACGTACTCGGGGCCAATCGGCGCGGTGCTCAGTCCGCTCCTCGACGGTCTCGAGCAGCACGCCGAGCTGCCTTTCGCCTCGAGCCTCTGCGGCGCCTGCAGCGAAGTGTGCTCGGCGCGCATCCCGTTGGCCGACTACCTCCTCGAACTGCGCGCCGACGCCATCGCAGCGGGTCTTGGATCGCCGGGATGGGCCGCCGGGATGACCGGCTACACGACCGCGACCCGGCACGTCCGCCTCTTCGATCTCGGCGAGCGCTTCGCACACTTCGCCCTGCGTCCGTGGGCACGCGGCGGTGTGCTCCGCAGAACCCCCAGTCTGCTGGCGGCGTGGACGCGGACTCGAGACCTGCCCCTGCCGGCAACAGAGTCGTTCCGACGGCTCTGGCGGCGACGGCCGCCTGGGGTCGGCGGAAGGCCGAGCAACGCGGCGGCGAGCGACCCCAGTGTGAGGCGAGCGGCGAGGCGCAGGCGATGA
- a CDS encoding LUD domain-containing protein, which yields MNREELLQRVRASLGQAAPATVPHPAPPQPPLAGAALIARFVSRLEELEVTIVRCAGRSAAHESLSRLAAERGWRSVCGPASLHLPTLAGLWTDDPRGADIGLAEADWAIAATGSVVILNGGPAARSHSLLPPVSGIFVAESRVLPYLGDVLRRLTELPGLPACVSIISGPSNTADINATRCVGVHGPGEVIIWLIAGE from the coding sequence ATGAACCGCGAAGAACTCCTGCAGCGCGTGCGCGCGAGCCTCGGCCAGGCAGCACCGGCGACCGTCCCGCATCCCGCCCCGCCGCAGCCGCCGCTCGCCGGCGCAGCCCTCATTGCACGATTCGTCTCGCGTCTCGAGGAGCTCGAAGTGACGATCGTGCGCTGCGCCGGCAGATCAGCGGCGCACGAGAGTCTCAGCCGGCTGGCTGCAGAACGCGGCTGGCGAAGCGTGTGTGGGCCGGCGAGCCTGCACCTGCCGACGCTCGCCGGCCTCTGGACCGACGACCCCCGCGGCGCCGACATCGGCCTCGCCGAGGCCGACTGGGCGATCGCGGCCACCGGCTCCGTAGTGATCCTCAACGGCGGCCCGGCGGCGCGCAGTCACTCGCTGCTGCCGCCGGTCTCGGGAATCTTCGTCGCCGAGTCGCGTGTGCTGCCGTACCTCGGCGACGTCCTGCGACGCCTCACCGAGCTCCCCGGCCTCCCCGCCTGCGTCAGCATCATCAGTGGGCCGAGCAACACCGCCGACATCAACGCCACGCGCTGCGTCGGGGTACACGGCCCCGGCGAGGTCATCATCTGGCTGATCGCCGGCGAGTAG
- a CDS encoding PLP-dependent aminotransferase family protein: MVELGYGEPDPVLLPVDLVAAAAAEVIGTFGPGAICYGRRAGPSPLRELIAARIEEREQCVAAPADVFVTAGNSHGLDLAMAMLSRPGDAVLVESPTYGMALRSMHDRHLEPVPLSLDEEGLDLDVLEETLVRLRAGGRHVPLLYTIPTFHNPAGVCLAHDRRRRLIELAKTLDFVIVEDDVYRELAYEGDAPPALWALDRSAPIVRLGSFSKSLTPGLRVGWVNAAPELLARIDAAAVLDSGGNPTQFAACLVARLLQERGYDDHVARLRAAYRARRDALDAALREHAPDGCAWRVPAGGFFIWLRLPTGLRASELLPVAEAHGVSFAPGVRFCADGADDCLRLSFSLLDEEALGEGVRRLAKAIGAAQRAAARAQSSR; the protein is encoded by the coding sequence ATGGTCGAGCTAGGCTACGGCGAGCCGGACCCTGTCTTGCTGCCGGTCGACCTCGTCGCCGCAGCCGCCGCCGAGGTGATCGGAACGTTCGGGCCCGGCGCAATCTGCTACGGACGCCGCGCCGGGCCCTCGCCACTGCGTGAGCTCATTGCGGCGCGCATCGAAGAGAGGGAGCAGTGCGTAGCGGCGCCGGCCGACGTCTTTGTCACCGCCGGCAACTCGCACGGCCTCGACCTCGCCATGGCTATGCTCAGCCGGCCGGGTGACGCGGTGCTCGTGGAGTCGCCGACCTACGGCATGGCGCTGCGGTCGATGCACGATCGGCACCTCGAGCCTGTTCCGCTGTCGCTCGACGAGGAAGGTCTCGACCTCGACGTGCTCGAGGAGACTCTGGTGCGCTTGCGCGCCGGCGGCCGTCACGTTCCACTGCTGTACACGATACCTACCTTTCACAATCCGGCCGGTGTGTGCTTGGCGCACGACCGGCGCCGGCGGCTGATCGAACTCGCCAAGACCCTCGACTTCGTGATCGTCGAGGACGACGTCTACCGCGAGCTTGCCTACGAGGGCGACGCGCCGCCGGCGCTCTGGGCGCTCGACCGTTCGGCGCCGATCGTGCGCCTGGGCTCGTTCTCTAAGTCTCTGACACCCGGTCTGCGCGTGGGCTGGGTCAACGCGGCGCCAGAGCTTCTGGCGCGCATTGACGCCGCTGCCGTCCTGGATAGTGGCGGCAACCCCACCCAGTTCGCCGCCTGTCTCGTCGCCCGGCTGCTGCAGGAGCGCGGCTACGACGATCACGTCGCGCGCCTGCGCGCCGCCTACAGGGCGCGGCGCGATGCACTCGACGCAGCGTTGCGCGAGCACGCGCCCGACGGCTGCGCTTGGCGCGTGCCCGCAGGCGGCTTCTTTATCTGGCTGCGTCTGCCCACGGGCCTGCGCGCCAGCGAGTTGCTGCCGGTGGCGGAGGCGCACGGCGTGTCGTTTGCGCCTGGGGTGCGGTTCTGCGCGGACGGCGCCGACGATTGCCTGCGCCTCTCGTTCAGCCTGCTTGACGAGGAGGCGTTGGGCGAAGGGGTGCGCCGCTTGGCGAAGGCCATTGGGGCGGCACAGAGGGCGGCCGCAAGGGCTCAATCCTCGCGCTAG
- a CDS encoding PucR family transcriptional regulator, with protein sequence MAQRPFLVRQLLEDAGFEVELVAGAAGLERECRGVYIGEHLDPTPWMASGGVHLTAGLALVGQDPAEGRRLVRRLHAAGMVGLGISIPHYLSDIPTAMRDEADAVGLPLFAVTGETLFREIEQYVYDVLASEEMQRLRRSLSAQQQLLETLASGVFPGTLVARLSSLLGGGVALTDPDGAILVSSGIESAPPVDVGEAWAACRAAARSAPPRPAVRAGGRPLLWREVVVDGRVRMMVLASLDEAATSDEFSGATLDYAQRLLEIELRRRLDPDAGAGGALLRDVLVAPEAATSCAARLALRGIDDETPFRLIVLRPLIRPDGVGNGESLASGATLEGAAAFLRTHGARYVMAPSGDGGVVLLLACHFDGEASVAGLVSGLVAVLAADGNVCAAGVSEECHDLRAAARAHSHALQALADLASISDDGECVRWYEKFSPRRRVFDGLGDAELEEFSGRLLGPLRRADGGGAGGLIESVRATLRHDASIADASLELGVHRNTLCKRLARVHKLTGLDLGCVDGLTDARLALEAHDILGCRQEARAWAVGT encoded by the coding sequence ATGGCCCAGCGTCCGTTCTTGGTTCGGCAGTTGCTCGAAGATGCCGGTTTCGAGGTTGAGCTCGTGGCCGGCGCCGCGGGACTCGAGCGCGAGTGCCGCGGCGTGTACATCGGCGAGCATCTCGATCCCACGCCGTGGATGGCCAGTGGCGGTGTACATCTGACTGCGGGTTTGGCGCTCGTCGGCCAGGACCCGGCAGAGGGCCGGCGGCTGGTGCGTCGCCTGCATGCCGCCGGGATGGTGGGCCTCGGCATTTCCATCCCGCACTACCTCAGCGATATCCCCACGGCAATGCGCGACGAAGCCGACGCGGTGGGGTTGCCGCTCTTCGCGGTAACCGGAGAGACCCTGTTTCGCGAGATCGAACAGTATGTCTACGACGTCCTCGCTTCGGAGGAGATGCAGCGCCTGCGACGCAGTCTCTCGGCCCAGCAGCAACTGCTCGAGACCTTGGCGAGCGGGGTCTTTCCCGGCACGCTGGTGGCGCGGTTGAGCTCGCTCCTCGGCGGCGGTGTCGCGCTCACGGATCCGGACGGCGCGATCTTGGTCAGTTCCGGGATTGAGTCTGCACCGCCGGTGGACGTCGGCGAGGCCTGGGCGGCATGCCGGGCGGCGGCGCGCTCGGCGCCGCCGCGGCCGGCGGTTCGTGCCGGAGGCCGTCCGCTGCTCTGGCGTGAGGTTGTTGTGGACGGTCGGGTCCGCATGATGGTGTTGGCCTCTCTCGACGAGGCGGCAACGTCTGACGAATTCTCCGGCGCGACGCTAGACTACGCGCAGCGTCTGCTGGAGATAGAGTTGCGCCGCCGTCTCGATCCGGATGCCGGCGCCGGCGGGGCCCTGCTGCGAGATGTGCTGGTCGCGCCCGAGGCGGCGACCTCGTGTGCCGCACGGCTGGCGTTGCGTGGTATTGACGACGAGACTCCGTTCCGGCTGATCGTCCTGCGGCCGCTGATTCGGCCCGATGGCGTCGGGAATGGCGAGTCGCTCGCGAGCGGCGCGACGCTTGAGGGCGCGGCCGCGTTCTTGCGCACGCACGGCGCGCGCTACGTGATGGCTCCGTCTGGGGACGGCGGCGTCGTTCTTCTGCTCGCTTGCCACTTTGACGGCGAGGCCAGCGTTGCCGGGCTGGTGTCCGGGTTGGTCGCCGTGCTCGCTGCGGACGGCAACGTCTGCGCGGCGGGCGTCTCTGAGGAGTGTCACGACCTACGCGCCGCCGCGCGCGCCCACAGCCACGCGCTCCAGGCATTGGCCGACCTCGCGTCGATCTCGGACGACGGCGAGTGCGTGCGCTGGTACGAGAAGTTCTCCCCCCGACGGCGGGTGTTCGACGGTCTCGGCGACGCGGAACTGGAGGAGTTCTCCGGCCGGCTGCTGGGTCCGCTGCGCCGCGCCGACGGAGGGGGTGCGGGTGGACTCATCGAGTCGGTGCGCGCGACCTTGCGCCATGATGCATCCATTGCCGACGCTTCGCTCGAGCTCGGCGTGCACCGCAACACGCTGTGCAAACGTCTGGCCCGAGTACACAAACTCACCGGACTCGATCTTGGTTGCGTCGACGGGCTGACGGACGCGCGCCTCGCCCTCGAGGCGCACGACATCCTTGGCTGCCGGCAGGAGGCGCGCGCCTGGGCGGTCGGCACGTGA